One part of the Leucoraja erinacea ecotype New England chromosome 17, Leri_hhj_1, whole genome shotgun sequence genome encodes these proteins:
- the LOC129705342 gene encoding protein phosphatase 1 regulatory subunit 3E, whose amino-acid sequence MEKPAVHSSLCIPRNFSCMAELYSSLAEECAGAGLEGGNECHPVCQHQERSREGSSNCGGFPSPGQRRRAKSLPAPADRSGTSLEKASVCRASRKSVRFADSLGLELTTIRHFCDADMPQIPHRVMARLRKERPERMLPANMMDFLLDNTAHTLEPMFIDPASCPGFLERVRTDKVCLETISTDNFSVLGLVRVSNISYEKQVLVRYTLNQWTSYVDIGASHNAHSVDGQTDTFSFKLVTPLFLDTGGTLQFAIRYSVAGQEFWDNNKGHDYHVLSHKVKISPPKDWENGWIHFI is encoded by the coding sequence ATGGAGAAGCCAGCGGTGCATTCGAGCCTGTGCATTCCGCGGAACTTCAGTTGCATGGCCGAGCTGTACAGCAGTTTGGCCGAGGAATGTGCCGGCGCCGGTCTGGAAGGAGGGAACGAATGTCACCCCGTGTGTCAGCATCAAGAGAGGAGCCGAGAAGGCTCCAGCAACTGCGGCGGCTTTCCCAGCCCGGGTCAGCGCAGGAGGGCCAAGTCGTTGCCGGCTCCCGCCGACCGGAGCGGCACTTCCCTGGAGAAAGCCAGCGTCTGCCGCGCCAGCAGGAAGAGCGTCCGCTTCGCAGACTCCTTGGGTCTGGAGCTGACCACCATCAGGCACTTCTGCGACGCCGACATGCCCCAGATCCCTCACCGGGTCATGGCCAGGCTGAGGAAAGAACGACCCGAGCGAATGCTGCCCGCCAACATGATGGACTTCCTGCTGGACAACACGGCACACACCCTGGAACCCATGTTCATCGACCCGGCCAGTTGCCCCGGCTTCCTGGAGAGGGTAAGGACGGACAAGGTTTGCTTGGAGACCATCTCCACCGACAACTTCAGTGTCCTGGGGCTCGTCagggtctccaacatctcctacGAGAAACAGGTGTTGGTCAGATACACCCTCAACCAGTGGACATCATACGTGGACATTGGAGCCAGCCACAACGCGCACTCTGTCGACGGCCAGACCGACACCTTCTCCTTCAAACTGGTCACCCCACTTTTCCTGGACACGGGCGGCACTCTCCAGTTCGCTATCCGCTACTCGGTAGCAGGTCAAGAGTTCTGGGACAACAACAAAGGCCACGACTATCATGTACTAAGCCACAAGGTCAAAATTTCGCCACCCAAGGACTGGGAGAACGGCTGGATTCACTTCATTTGA